A genomic segment from Bradyrhizobium sp. ISRA430 encodes:
- a CDS encoding methyltransferase regulatory domain-containing protein translates to MNIQTEHRQPITGPTPYDEVFYPGHVYGLTHPNHLATIAAVYGMQPAPVERCRVLELGCGVGGNLLPMAFQYPDSEFIGVDLSGVTIERGQRNIATLGVSNIKLLHCDIMNVDASFGQFDYIIAHGVYSWVPPAVREKMMTIFKHNLAPRGVCYVSYNAHPFSHLRDMVRDMMRYHTRHLTGMKEKVGQARAILKFLSEGSKANSVHGAVMRDQCNRVLKAPDELLFHDDLDEGAEAFLLHEVVDDAGRHGLQYLSDADFSRRYLAGYSEEVRATLQRFPESEFMARDQYQDFIDGNGFRRTLLCHDSISLSRQIDLDFVTRFHLLSTTSPVDPDACVTDDSAMEFENQDGSRITVTNPLLKAAHLCLGRAWPRALSFDELLEGARMLLGGRRADDDQRVLTEAMFILACSGEVSFLGSRPFLLKEATDRPQASLLARRQAQTGPLVTNLLHQTVQLEDDRTRHFLQLLDGARTIDQIIAEMTERFGPTTRIVQTDSAGQPAEPLLLSTRQSVERSLAMVGKLGLLIA, encoded by the coding sequence ATGAACATTCAAACCGAGCATCGCCAGCCGATCACCGGCCCCACACCATACGACGAGGTCTTCTACCCCGGCCACGTTTACGGGCTCACTCACCCCAACCACCTCGCAACCATTGCCGCCGTTTACGGCATGCAACCGGCTCCGGTCGAGCGCTGCCGGGTTCTGGAGCTCGGCTGCGGCGTTGGCGGCAATCTATTGCCGATGGCCTTTCAATATCCGGACAGCGAATTCATCGGCGTCGACCTGAGCGGCGTGACGATCGAGCGCGGCCAGCGAAATATCGCCACATTGGGCGTGAGTAACATCAAGCTCCTGCATTGCGACATCATGAATGTCGACGCAAGTTTCGGGCAGTTCGACTACATCATCGCCCACGGCGTGTATTCATGGGTGCCGCCGGCGGTGCGCGAGAAGATGATGACGATCTTCAAGCACAACCTGGCGCCGCGGGGGGTCTGCTACGTCAGCTACAACGCGCACCCATTCTCGCATCTTCGCGACATGGTCCGCGACATGATGCGGTATCACACCCGCCACCTCACCGGCATGAAGGAGAAGGTAGGACAGGCCCGCGCCATCCTGAAGTTCCTGAGCGAGGGCTCGAAGGCAAATTCGGTGCACGGTGCGGTCATGCGCGACCAGTGCAATCGCGTTCTCAAGGCCCCCGACGAGCTGTTGTTTCACGACGATCTCGACGAGGGCGCCGAGGCCTTCCTGCTGCATGAAGTCGTCGACGATGCAGGCCGCCATGGCCTGCAATATCTGAGCGACGCTGATTTCTCGCGACGCTATCTCGCCGGCTATTCCGAGGAGGTCCGCGCGACGCTGCAGCGCTTCCCGGAGAGTGAGTTCATGGCGCGCGATCAGTATCAGGATTTTATCGACGGTAACGGCTTTCGGCGTACCTTGCTCTGCCACGACAGCATTTCGCTGTCCCGTCAGATCGACCTTGATTTCGTCACCCGGTTCCATTTGCTGAGCACCACAAGCCCGGTTGATCCCGACGCCTGCGTGACCGACGATTCTGCGATGGAGTTCGAGAACCAGGACGGCAGCAGGATCACGGTGACCAATCCGCTCCTGAAAGCCGCGCATCTGTGCCTCGGCCGGGCCTGGCCCCGTGCATTGTCATTTGACGAACTGCTCGAGGGCGCCCGCATGCTGCTGGGCGGCCGGCGCGCGGACGATGATCAACGGGTGCTGACGGAGGCGATGTTCATCCTGGCTTGCAGCGGCGAAGTCTCCTTCCTGGGATCACGGCCCTTTCTGCTGAAAGAAGCTACCGACCGTCCGCAAGCGAGCCTGCTCGCGCGAAGACAGGCGCAAACTGGTCCGCTGGTCACCAACCTCCTCCACCAGACAGTGCAGCTAGAGGACGATCGGACCCGACATTTCCTGCAACTGCTCGATGGAGCCCGGACCATCGATCAGATCATTGCCGAAATGACTGAAAGATTTGGCCCAACCACCCGGATCGTCCAGACCGATAGTGCCGGGCAGCCTGCCGAGCCGTTGCTGTTGTCGACCCGACAGAGCGTCGAACGTTCGCTTGCGATGGTTGGCAAGCTCGGGTTGTTGATTGCCTGA